The sequence TAAAAACTCAACATGAGGAACCGTTACCTTGCCGTCTTGGTGACCACATTGCTTCACATCAGAAACCTGGTTCTCAAGTTGAATACAACAAGCACCGGCTTCAATCATTTGCTTAGCCATCAAATAAGTGGCTTCTTCGTTACCAAAACCTGCGTCGATATCGGCAATGATAGGTACAACATGGGTCTCGAAATTATCGATTTTATCCTGCACTGCGGCTTTATCGGCAGCATCGGCCTTATCAAGTTCACGGAATAGGCCACCTAACTCACGAGCATCAGCTTGGCGAAGGAAGGTATAAAGCTCGGCAATCAGACTGGCCACAGATGTCTTCTCATGCATCGACTGGTCGGGTAGTGGACCGAATTCGCTGCGTAGGGCGGCAACCATCCAACCTGAAAGATAGAGGTAACGTCGCTTAGTGGTCAGTAGATGCTTTTTAATCGCAATCATCTTCTGTTGGCCAATAAAACCGTGCCAGCATCCTAAAGACTGAGTGTACTGTGAGCTATCTGAATCGTAGTTAGCCATGTCTTCACGCATAATCTTAGCTGTGTACTTAGCTATGTCTAAACCCGTCTTAAATTGGTTCTGAGCACGCATACGAGCTACAGACTCAGGGTTGATTGCATTCCAGGCACTACCTTCGTTCTCTATTAAGCTTGCTGCAGTATCAATATCTGTTCTGTAATTTGACATGGTAAGTCCCTTCCTACAAAAATGTGTTTAATAACGATTGCTTCCGTTAAAAATAATAGTAATATCGAGTCAAATTAGTCTAATTTATAGTATTTATCTTCGGTATTTGTTTTATGAATATATCTCGTATTGACCTGAATCTATTGGTTTATTTTGATGTTCTACTCAGGGAGTTGAATGTCACGCGTGCTGCAGATCAGTTGGGTATTAGCCAACCGGCCATGAGCAATGGGCTTAAAAGACTGCGTATTTTGTTTGATGACCCGCTACTTATACGTACAAGTAAGGGAATGACACCTACAGAGAGGGCAAGTGAACTAAAACCAGTGATCCGTGAGCTCTTGATAGGCCTAGAGAAAGCAGTACAACCCAAAGCTGAGTTCAATGCATTAGAGAGTGAACAAGTGTTTCGCATGATGGCGTCAGATTATGCTGAGTCTACCCTTATCCCTTTGCTCATTGCTCGCCTGCGTAATGAAGCACCGAAAGTCATTTTGGATATCATGACACCAAGCGACGTCAATTTCGCCGATGTGGAACAGGGTAGAGTGGATATGGCGATTAACCGCTTTGATGAAATACCACAATCCTTTCATCAAAAAGTACTTTGGAAAGATACATTTAGTTGTCTCATTAACCGTAACCACCCTGTGCTCAAGGACTTCAATCTAAACAACTACCTTAAATCT is a genomic window of Shewanella psychrophila containing:
- a CDS encoding LysR family transcriptional regulator, with the protein product MNISRIDLNLLVYFDVLLRELNVTRAADQLGISQPAMSNGLKRLRILFDDPLLIRTSKGMTPTERASELKPVIRELLIGLEKAVQPKAEFNALESEQVFRMMASDYAESTLIPLLIARLRNEAPKVILDIMTPSDVNFADVEQGRVDMAINRFDEIPQSFHQKVLWKDTFSCLINRNHPVLKDFNLNNYLKSHHVWVSKTGMGVGVGMDPDDVQRLGWVDEALAKIDAKRRITVFTRNYQAASSLAERQDLIATVPSKMARLQQDNTRVSIVTPPFDIPPIELTMAWSPLLQHNPAHRWMRELITETARIIDRF